The genomic region TTTGCAGGTTTCGCAACGTCCACCATCTACATTAAAAGAGAAATGTTTTGGTTGATACCCTCGTAGCTTGGAAAGCTTTTGTTTGGAAAACAGCGATCTTATGTCGTCGTAAGCCTTTATGTAAGTAACAGGATTGGAGCGGGAGGATCGGCCGATGGGATTTTGATCTACAAATTCTACGGAAGTAAGGGAATTGTATTTACCTTCGATTCCAGTGAATTCCCCTACTTTTTCACCATATCCCCCTGTTTCCTTCAAGATGGACGGATAAAGTATACGCTTTACCAACGTACTTTTTCCACTTCCAGAAACGCCGGTTACCACGGTGAGTGCATTTAAAGGGAAAGTAACATCGATATTTTTTAAGTTGTTTTCTCGGGCGCCATTAATTTTTATAAAATTCTTACTTACCCTTCTCTTTTTAGGAACTGAAATTTCATCAACTCCACTGAGGTAATTAGCGGTAAGGGTATTTGCTTTTAGTATCTCTTTAAATGAACCGGTGGCTACTACATTACCACCTAAAGTTCCTGCTTCCGGACCAATATCGATAATTTCGTCAGCAGCTTTCATAATGTCTTCGTCGTGCTCTACCACAATCACCGTATTTCCTAAATCCCGTAATGACTTTAATACTGAAATTAGTTTTTCGGTATCTTTTGGGTGTAAGCCTATACTGGGTTCATCTAAAATATACATGGAGCCTACTAAGCTGCTTCCCAGGGAAGTGGCTAAATTAATTCGCTGCGACTCTCCACCCGACAGCGTATTCGATTTCCGATTTAATGTAAGATAGTCCAGCCCTACATTGCTAAGAAACTCCAAACGGCTGTTTATTTCTTTCAGCAATCGCTTAGAAATGGCTTCATCGTTTTCTGTAAGCGTTAACTCTTTAAAATGCTGCTGGAGTCTGTGCAACGGCATTTCCACCAAATCAGTAATGGTTTTGTTTCCAACCTTCACATAATTTGCTTCCTGCCTAAGACGTTTTCCCTTGCAGAGCGAACATTTGGTTTTACCGCGATACCTAGAGAGCATCACACGATTCTGAATTTTATAGCTTTTCTCTTCCAATTCATTAAAAAAAGCTGTCAACCCAGTAAAATACTTATTTCCATCCCAAACAAGTTCTCTTTGTTCTTCAGAAAGTTCATACCATGGCTTATGGATGGGGAAATCGAATTTATAAGCATTGTTTACCAATTGATCCCGGTACCAGCTCATACTGTCGCCACGCCAAGCAAAAATGGCATTTTCGTAAATGGATAAACTGGTATTGGGCACAATAAGCTCTTCATCCAATCCAATAACATCGCCATACCCTTCGCAACGCGGGCAAGCTCCATAAGGATTATTAAAACTGAACAAATGCACATTGGGTTCAAGGAATTGCATCCCGTCCAGTTCAAACTTGTTACTAAAAATAGTTTGATTGTTTGTTTCTAAGTTTTCTATGATACAAGTTCCTTTACCCTCGAAAAAAGCAGAATCTACGGCATCCGCTAAACGATTGTAAAAATCTTCATCATCTTTAACTATAATTCGATCGACCACTAAAAAGAAATCATGATCAATTTCTTTTTCAATTTCGTCGATGCGCAGTACTTCATCTTTATACTTTATCCTGGCAAAACCTTGTTGGGATAAAATCTCCAATGTTTTTAAAACGCTTCTTTCTTCTGGAATGTGCACAGGGGCTAATAGTAATAGTTTACTGCGCTCTTCAAAGGATTTTACATGGTTAACTACATCTGTTACCGTGTTCTTTTTTACTTCCTTGCCAGAAACAGGGGAATAGGTACGACCTATACGGGCGTATAACAACTTTAAATAGTCGTAAATTTCTGTAGTTGTGCCTACCGTAGAACGCGGATTGGTGGAGTTTACTTTCTGCTCGATAGCAATGGCTGGGGCAATTCCTTTAATATAATCAACTTTAGGCTTATTCAATCGGCCG from Galbibacter sp. BG1 harbors:
- the uvrA gene encoding excinuclease ABC subunit UvrA, which gives rise to MTDINKVNPKENIIIKGAKLHNLKDINVVIPRNKLVVLTGLSGSGKSSLAFDTLYAEGQRRYVESLSSYARQFLGRLNKPKVDYIKGIAPAIAIEQKVNSTNPRSTVGTTTEIYDYLKLLYARIGRTYSPVSGKEVKKNTVTDVVNHVKSFEERSKLLLLAPVHIPEERSVLKTLEILSQQGFARIKYKDEVLRIDEIEKEIDHDFFLVVDRIIVKDDEDFYNRLADAVDSAFFEGKGTCIIENLETNNQTIFSNKFELDGMQFLEPNVHLFSFNNPYGACPRCEGYGDVIGLDEELIVPNTSLSIYENAIFAWRGDSMSWYRDQLVNNAYKFDFPIHKPWYELSEEQRELVWDGNKYFTGLTAFFNELEEKSYKIQNRVMLSRYRGKTKCSLCKGKRLRQEANYVKVGNKTITDLVEMPLHRLQQHFKELTLTENDEAISKRLLKEINSRLEFLSNVGLDYLTLNRKSNTLSGGESQRINLATSLGSSLVGSMYILDEPSIGLHPKDTEKLISVLKSLRDLGNTVIVVEHDEDIMKAADEIIDIGPEAGTLGGNVVATGSFKEILKANTLTANYLSGVDEISVPKKRRVSKNFIKINGARENNLKNIDVTFPLNALTVVTGVSGSGKSTLVKRILYPSILKETGGYGEKVGEFTGIEGKYNSLTSVEFVDQNPIGRSSRSNPVTYIKAYDDIRSLFSKQKLSKLRGYQPKHFSFNVDGGRCETCKGEGEVTIEMQFMADVHLECETCGGKRFKKEVLEVKFNDKNIDDILSMTIDDAVAFFSEHKETKVASKLQPLQDVGLGYVTLGQSSSTLSGGEAQRIKLASFLVKGQTKNKTLFIFDEPTTGLHFHDIKKLLKSFDALLEIGHSIIVVEHNIDLIKCADYIVDLGPLGGEKGGNLMAAGTPEEVSKEGKSFTGQYLKDKL